GTGAGCCCCTGTTCCTGTGGAAATAGAGGCATGCCCTCCCGCCTAGCCGTGTGTCCCCAGGTAATCTCAGAACAcaacctgagcctcagtttctctccttGTGGATCCAAGGGCTGCACTGGGGCCTTTCTCCACTCAGCGGGGGAGATCTTCCCCTGACTCCAGGGCTTAACTCTCCGCATGGCTTCCCCGTGCCAACTTCCCCCTGCGGCCCACCCGGCCCGAGTGCCCTGGCCCTGCTGACCTCTCCAGGCCCTTCCCCACCTCATTCTGGCTTGGCTTCCATGCAGCCACATTGGACCATATCCCTATTCCTCCCACCTCTaagcctttgcacaggctgttccctctgcctggaacttcCTGTTCTAACCCAAGTCCTAGTCATCCTCCAGCTATCTCTGGGCTTTCAAAGCCTTCAGAGATCTCCCAGGTCATCATCAGGCCACCAGCTCTGCACCCCGTGGTGCCAAACACCTCTCCTTCCGAGCAGATTATCTCAGTGTATAACTATATTTCTGTGGCGATGTGATTTACGCTTGCCTTTCCACTAAACAGAGACTGAGTCCTGCCTGTTCTGGCCACATCCCCAAGCCCCAAGTACACAGAGGTACTCAGTCAAAATATGTAGAATTACTGAATGACTTAATCCCTGCTGTGTGATGTTGACCAAGGTACTttccctctctggtcctcagtcaCAAGACAAAATTGCATTGTCTAACCATCTCTTAGGCCCTTTCCCTGCCCTTAGACTCCCTGATCTCATCTTGCTGGGAAGGAAGGCCTTCAGGTCCCTAGTAAAGGAAACCTGCCTTCGAATCCCAAGCCCAACCCGCTCACTTGCTCTGTGCCCCTGGACAAGGAGacccacctctctgagcctctgtttccttactGGTAAGTGGACAAGGGCCACTCATCCCACTAGGGCATGTGTGAACCGTGTGCCAGTGGGGCGTGATGGTGGGGACCAGAGGAGGGTCAGCGtggggcagagaaagaaggatGTGGACCAGGTTACCTCCTCCCTTCACTCGCTCTACTCCAGCATCACTGGCCTTTTGCTATTCCCTAAACGGGCCCAGTTACTGCCCATTTCAGTGTCCTACTCTTGACGTCCACGGGGCTCATTTCCTTCATGTCTGCTCCAAAGTCACCTCCCTGACCACCCGTTGCAGGGTGATGGGGTGGAAATCAGGAAGACTTCCTGGGGCAGGAGAATTTTGAGTGGGGTCTTGAAGGAAGAGTAGGAGAtcactggttaaaaaaaaaagaaacaaagtagccctggctggtgtggctcagtgccggcctgtgaaccaaaaggttgctggtttgattcccagtcagggacatgtgagaggtaactgatttatgtatctctcacacatcgatgtttctctccctcccttaccctttctctaaaaataaatatatatgtattttttaaagaaaagcaggcTACTCCCAATCTCTTTTTACCCAGCAATACAAATCTCCCACCCCACACCAGATCCTGTGGGGCATCTTAGCTGCCCATCCCGACATTTTCATGCTGTCCTCGATCTTCCCTGACACAGATAGTTGTAAGCTCCCCACAACAGCCTCAAGGAAGTGTGCTTACACCACAGGCTTTGAGGGAGGAGCATTCTCTGCCCAGACCTCTTCCTGACCCCTCTCTCCTGACTCACAGGCTCCTCCAGTAGACGGAGATGTAACCCTTCACTCTAGCGTGGCTGTGCGTTTGCCAATATAAAACAGGGCCCGGCCACTTATAACTTTCATACCCGTATTTAAGGAAATCAGGCCTGCGGGTGGTTCCAGTGGAAGCACAGCCCCTACGCCTACGTGTGGGCAGTGGCTGGACTTCCGTCCAGGCATGTGGAccccctccccattccttccCCCCCACCTCTGAGCCTTGGCATAGGTTGTTCCTTCTTCCAGGAACTTCCTTTTCTTACTTATCTTTACTCTTATCTTCTCCTAGCTCATCCCCGCTGTGATAAAACACCTCCTGTGTTCCTATCCAAATtcaatgtccagaaaaggcattTCTGCAGCTTCCAGGTCCCCAACCCCCTGGAGACAGGACAGGCCTGAGACTCCCTGGGTCCCAGCTGTGGgcagctcagggcctggcacacttGATAGATGCCTCAGCTCGTTGGAAAGTTGAAACCAGAGGTCACACAGATCAGCTTCATTTGAATTGGTTTCAACCTTTGAAACACCAAGAACTCTCGTTTGAAAGGGAGAAGCATCAGCTTTGGCAACCCCGAATGGACATCCACGAATGGAGCTGAGAAATGGCTGCATTTCTTCTCCAactcccaccccagctctgcccgGTGACCTCATTCATTTTTCCATACTGTCTGGCCCTTGTGGGCATCTGAATTTGAGGCCCCTGGTCTATGAACTGCAATAATAAGAGCAGGTGTTTAAGAAGCACTTAAAGTCTTAACTCACAACCCTACTAGGTAGGGGCTGTGCTTGTCCTCCATTTTTTGGCAGACGGgaaaatcaaggctcagagaagtaaggtcatttgtccaaggtcacagagctagggATGTGAGCCCAGGCCGTGTGCTCCAGTGTGTCTGCTTGTCGCCGCCAGCCTGACTTGTCTGCCACCCAGGAGCCTGAGATGCTCAGCTGCGCTCCTGAGGCCCCCAACCTCACTCCCATGCTCCCGGCAGCCTCCTCACCTTTGATCTGCTCGCTGTTCCCCTGAGGAGGTCCCAAGTCCAAGAACAGTCGTGGCATCTCGGGGCCCTTCCTCTCGGGCTTGGGGGGGTCCCCGCCTCCGCTGGGTGCCAGGTCTCCGCCGACCCTGCTGTCTAGGGCCCCGGGCTCTCCCTCGGAGGCCAcctccagcctggctctctggggCGCTGGCTCCGGCCTCCTCGGCTGTGCTTCCGGCGGTGGCAGAGGCAGCGACGGCTGTGGCCTCGTGTTGTCTACCCATCCGGCCTTTGCGTCCACGCCGTTTCCGAGGCCGCCGCCGGGGGCCATCCCCATGCCCACTGGGGCTCGGCCCCCACTCCCGAggtccagcctcccagccccgggGGCTCTCAGCGCCCCCCCAATCTCTGGGGCTCTCCTCTTGGTCCCCAGTTCCGGTGCCCCGCTCCTGGGGGCTTGACCAATGGGGCCAGGGGCTGTCTCCCCGCCGTTCTGGGGCAAGGCCACTGCACCGGGTGTGGGGGCTCTCTCCAGCAAGGTCTCTGGGGCTCGCTCCCCGATCGTGGGGGCTGGACCTCCATTCTCGGGCATCttctcccagggccctggggctctCCAAGGCCCAGTCTCTGGCAGCCTCTCGGTGCTCCTGGGGAGTCTCAGGCCCCCATTCTCTGACACCATCTCCTCCATCTTTGGGGGTGTCAGGCCCCCATTCACCAGcactgtctcttctctctctggggaCCTCAGCTCCCCATTCTGCAgcactgcctcctccctccttggGGGTGTCAGCTCCCCATTCTCCAGcactgtctcttctctctctgggaaCCCCGggcccccattctccaccacctTCTCCTCGGTGCCTGGGGCTGTCTGTGCCCCGTTCTCCGACACTGTCACCCCGTTCACGGGGAGGCTCGGATCCTCGCTCGGGCTTGAGGCTTTCTTCCCGCTGCCCAGGACTGTGGGGTCCCAGCTCAGGCCCGGGGCTTTCTCTCTGTGGCCGgggcctctccctgccttcctgggcCCCATCTCTGTCTCTCGGAGGGGCGTCGCCTTCTCCCCCAGGAGGTTCCTTGTCACATCCTCCCGCAGGGACATCAACAGCTGCTCGGTGCTCACTTGAACTACGAAGGTTGGCTTCTCCCGGGTCCCCGGAGGAGAGAGGGGACCCGGGTCTGGGGGCGGCCGGGGCGCTCCCGGGTCGGGTGGCTCGGGGGGAGCCCGTGGCCGAGGGACCCCTTCCTCCTCGGCTGCCCCCCCACCTGGGAAGGCTCCCTCGGGGGAAAAAGGGGTCTCGGTCTCGTAGCCGCTGTCCCCCGGCTTGGGGCCCGGAGACGACAGGCCTGAGCCGGGACTGGCCACGGCCGAAGGGGGGTCTGGGGACACGGCGGGGTCCGTGGGGGCCCGGGGAggtggcggcggggggggggggagcaggaggtggcCCCCGCCCGGGGTACTGGGGCGCCGCCGCCCCCATGAGGGGGTCCAGAAACTCGGGGGGGGCCGAAGAGGGGGGGGCCAGGGGCAGGTCGGCCAGGGAGCCCCGCTCTGCCCGCAGGGACGAGTCGTCCTCTGGGGGATGGGAGCAGCCAAGAGCAGGGTGGCCCCCCCAGCCAGAGACGGCGTCCCCCCGCTCCAAGGGCAAGCAGGAGCAGGCCCCCTCGCGGCTGCACAGGGGACAGGGTAGGGGTCCTCGGCGGCTGGGGCCACCCCCCAGGCTGCTGCTGTCTTCTCCTGGGGagctgccctcctcctcctcctcttcctcctcggcCCACGCGGCCCCCCGTTCCCCCAGCACCTCGGCAGGGTCTCCCGCCAGGGTCTCCCCAGCGCCCCGGCCCTCGGGGTCCCAGCCACTCAGGAGGAAGCTGCCTGATGCCGAGGACTGGGCCGGGAAGGGCCGGGGCGCAGGGAAAAGGGGGGAGGCCCAGGTCTCGGACACCAGCTGGGGGACCTCAGCGggggcctggggggcctggggggcAGGCACTCCTGTGTCCAGGGGGTCCCAGTCATTGGGGAAGAGGGGCTCAGGTGGGGAGCCATGCTCCTCCAGGCGGATGTAGTATTCGCTGCTCACGGAGGGGCTGCGGGCGCTGATAACCGGCAGCACACTGGGCGCAGACAGCGCCTCGTAGAAAGGGTTGGAGGGGTTGGCATGGGGGGCCGGGGGCGCGGACGCTGGCTGCCAGGGcggcgcccccccaccccggcctgcCCCCCGCCGCGCCTTCTCCCACAGGCACTCAAGGTTGAGGCCACGGCTGCTCTCGGTGACCGTGAGCACGTCATCAGGGTCAGCCCCAGGGAAGCCATCCAAAAGGGGGAACGGTGAGGAGAGGGTCCCTGGGCGGGGCGCACTGTGAGTGGcgggccagggccaggggaagggaccatctcggggtggggggggtggcggcGGTGGCCGTGGGGGCCGCTCAGAGAGCAGGTAGGTGAGCTGCAGTTGGAGATCGGAAGCTGAGGGGCGCTGGGCAGGTGGCCGCCAGCAGGACTGCAAGATGTCGtacctggggggagggaggaggcagcagtggggcaggggcctggggtgcaGAGGCCTCTGGCgtgggcagagacaggaagagagggggaccagagagccagggagaggggcacagaaacccagagagagagagagagagagagagagagagcgcgcgagcgagcgagagagagagacacccaATAGAAGACAGGGACCTAGAGGATGAAGAGACAGGGTCCcggagggagggggacagggacctagagggagagaggaaagcaagGCTGGCAGGAGGCAATGATGGGTAAGGCGGCCTCCCTGTTTGGGCTGTGTGCTCTGGAGCCAGGGAGAAGCAAGCGGCAGGGCCCTTCTCGAGCTGAAGAAACTCAGGTTCAAACACCAGCTCCGCCACCTTGGTATCAACAGATACTAAGTAGCAGTGGTGAGAGATTGTGGGTGGTGTGTGCAGGGAGGCAGGGTGTCCCGGGGCCGTCCCAGGGCCGGGTGTGAGAGGTTGGGGGCCGGGCCAGGCCCTGTCCTCACCAGTAGTCCGCATAGGGCAGCTTGAGCCGGGGCCGGGCCAGCTTGACATGCTGCTGGCGGACGACAAAGGCCAGGACTTCCTCATCAGACAGGTGGCGGTAGGGCTGTGCCCCAAACTCAAACAGCTCCCACAGAGTCACCCCCAGGGAcctgcagggagcagagggcagacagaggtcagggccccacccccacctgcctggGGGCTGCCCCTCCCAGCGCGAGTTTCCCCATCCAGGGAGTCAGGTGCCATCCCTGTGGCCCTGCCACCTGCCTTGCCCTGCTGGGCCCCCCTGCGGCCCAGACCCCTCACCAGATGTTGCTCTCCCGGCTCTGGTCCACCACCATGAAGGTCCCATGCAGCTCCCCGAGGAGCTCCGGCGCTGCCCAGCGCAGGGGGATCCACAGGCGCTCTGGGGTCAGATAGTAGTCCTCCTGGGGGGGTGGTAGCAGAGGACAGGGTCAGACAGGTCAGGATACCCCCACCGTCCCCAGCCCAGATGGGAGGCGGGCAACCCCCACCTTGTAGTTGCTGTGGGCCAGCCCGTAGTCTCCAATGCGCACAGTGAGGTCAGAGGTCAACAGGCAGTTGCGCAGGGCCAGGTCGCTGGGTGCCGGTCAAGGGGGCCAGGTGAGAAAGGGGCAGCCCGGGGCAGTTACCCCAAGGCCTAGGTTCTGCCCACTTTCCCGACTCCggcccttcctcctttcctcctctctaacCCTGAGCCCTCCACCTCCGGGGCTCCTCCAGGATTTTCCCCTTTGGTGTCCACCACTCCAGCTTCCTCGGCTCCTTGAGCCCCTCCCCTGTGGCCTCATCCCCTTCCCCTAAGTAGGCCCCCACATTCCTTCCCGGGGCtccccagctgccacctgtgcACGTAGTTGTGGGAGTGGAGGTGTGCCAGCCCTCGGGCGATCTCCAGGCCCATCCTCTGCAGTGTCCGCAGGTCTCGAGGGGGTAACTCAGGGGACAGGCCCTCCGGGGGCCGCTGGGCCCGAAGGTAACGCTTCAGGTCcccctgggagggagggcaggcagggatcAGTGCCGCCACCATACCCCCCTACCAGGCATCCACACCTCCAGCCAATCTGAGGGAGGATGGGCCGCCCCTCTGAGCTTCAGGGGGTAATAACAGACACCTCTCCGCTGGTCCAGCGGTGCCACCTGTGGAGGGAGTGCTCCCCAACATACGGACATATGGTTTGCACTCAAGAGCTGTTAGCGCTTGTCACACTGGTGTCCCTGTGATGATGACGAGCTGTTTGCCAGAGAGTCCCAGGACCCCAGGCCTCCCCCGGCTCCCACTCCGTCCTCCCCTCAGACCCTCACCAGCTGACAGAACTCCATGATAAGCAGAAAAGGCAGTGTCTCCACACAGACGCCCAGGCACTGGAGGACATTGGGGTGCTGCAGGCTCCTGGAGGGGGGGATGCTGAGTCAGGAACcagccacttcccccaccccagcccctgtcctgccccagccacccagcAACACCAGACTGTTGCTTCAACCTCTCTGCTGCTTGCTCGCCTCAGGTCTCCCCcaccacacatgcacactctTTCCCCACGTGTCTCAGGACCGCTGCCTCCCAGTTTGTGCGCCAGACCCCCCCATGCCTCCTCAGccctccttcttcctcacccCCAAGCCTTCCCACCCCCCGACTCTTCTCCATCCCCTCCTCTCCCTACAGCCCCAGCTCTAGCCTCCTCCTCACATCCTGGCCTcgcttctctcccctctcctcccggcctcccctctctccctttcaggTGGTGCTGCCCTCGGCTCCCCAGCATGCCCATGTAGCCTGTCCCACAGTCTGTCCTGGCCCTCCGGCTGGCCCCGCCGCCCTGCCCAGCATCACTCCCGACACTGGTGTGGccctccccaaacacacacagaggccgGGGGCCTTTGCCCTGAGTTCTCTCTGGGGATCACCCCCTCCCCTAACACAGTCCTCCTCATCCCTCGGGCCTCAGTTTCAACATCATTTGCCCAAAAACCTCACTGATCCCCAACATCGGGGGTGCCTCTCCTTCCACTAGGCAACGAGCTCTCCTAAGACAAGGGTTTGGGCCTTTTTGTTCATGTAGCCACATCTCCAGTGCTTTAGACCAGTGGGTATGCCATACAAATGTGTGGAACAagccctggtggtgtggctcagtgaacctgcggttgctggttcaattcctggtcagggtgcgtgcctgggctgcaggccacgtccccagtgtggggcatgcaagagacagccacacattgacatttctctccctctccctccctcccttcccctctctcaaaaaataaaaattgtgtggaACGAAAGATTTCCCCTTGCTATATGgcctgggggctgtggggagatGAAAATGTTCCAGCTTGTAGCCCACGGCCTGGCTCCGGGTAGGCGCTCAGTTAGTTATTTTCCCTCTGGCGCTGGGcgggaggcagggcccagggcccggCCAGCCACAACCTGTGTTCTTTCCAACCTCACCCACTTGGGAGAGTAATGCCTCCTGTTCCTGCTTCTGCCACGGACCCGGTCTGTTCTGGGGCTTGAAAACCGGCAGGAGACTTAGGGTGGCAGAGGTAGGTGGGTGCCTGGGCGCCCCACACTCCCACCCATCTGAGCCACGGCCCACCAGCCACCTCTGTTACCAAACCCTCCCGGCAGCCCTGCGGGCTTCCCATATGGTCTGCagggaacagaggctcagagaggtgaagctacttgcccagggtcacacagctgggaacgggggcagagctggggtttgatcTCAGATCTCTGGCTTGCTCAATCTACCAAAGGCCGATGGCACTTGTGCTCGCACAGATGACAGTATGGACCCCGAGCCGCCAGGGTAGCCCCACACCCTCCAGCAGAGCTCTCTGTGACGGTAGGAGTGCTCTGCACCTGAGCCATCTCACATGGGAGCCACTGGCCACCTGCGGCCACCGAGCCCCTGAAATGGGGTGAGTGTGGCTGGGGAAATTTCAACTTGACTTTATTTAACATGAATTTAAGTAGCCATGTGTGGCTAGTGGTTGCCAGCAAAGACAGGCAAATAAGCAACtaagcagatttaaaaaaaaaagatgacaaactggccctggctggtgtggctcagcagattcaGTGCCAGCTGACAAACCAACAGATCTccagttcacttcccagtcagggcacatgcctgggttgtgggccaggttcccagtagggggcgtgtgagaggcaaccacacactgatgtttctctccctctttctccctccatttctctctctctaaaaataaataaaatctttaaaaaataaataaaatctttttaaaaatgtcagcctGGATACGTGTTATGAAGAAAACACGAGTTGGTGTCATGGGGGAGCCCAGGATCTGCC
The sequence above is drawn from the Desmodus rotundus isolate HL8 chromosome 12, HLdesRot8A.1, whole genome shotgun sequence genome and encodes:
- the LMTK3 gene encoding LOW QUALITY PROTEIN: serine/threonine-protein kinase LMTK3 (The sequence of the model RefSeq protein was modified relative to this genomic sequence to represent the inferred CDS: deleted 1 base in 1 codon) → MPAPGAFIFLAAVSASGCLASPAHPDGFALGRAPLAPPYAVVLISCSGLLAFIFLLLTCLCCKRGDVGFKEFENPEGEDCSGEYTPPAEETSSSQSLPDVYILPLAEVSLPMPAPQPSHSDMTTPLGLSRQHLSYLQEIGSGWFGKVILGEIFSDYTPAQVVVKELRASAGPLEQRKFISEAQPYRSLQHPNVLQCLGVCVETLPFLLIMEFCQLGDLKRYLRAQRPPEGLSPELPPRDLRTLQRMGLEIARGLAHLHSHNYVHSDLALRNCLLTSDLTVRIGDYGLAHSNYKEDYYLTPERLWIPLRWAAPELLGELHGTFMVVDQSRESNIWSLGVTLWELFEFGAQPYRHLSDEEVLAFVVRQQHVKLARPRLKLPYADYWYDILQSCWRPPAQRPSASDLQLQLTYLLSERPPRPPPPPPPPRDGPFPWPWPATHSAPRPGTLSSPFPLLDGFPGADPDDVLTVTESSRGLNLECLWEKARRGAGRGGGAPPWQPASAPPAPHANPSNPFYEALSAPSVLPVISARSPSVSSEYYIRLEEHGSPPEPLFPNDWDPLDTGVPAPQAPQAPAEVPQLVSETWASPLFPAPRPFPAQSSASGSFLLSGWDPEGRGAGETLAGDPAEVLGERGAAWAEEEEEEEEGSSPGEDSSSLGGGPSRRGPLPCPLCSREGACSCLPLERGDAVSGWGGHPALGCSHPPEDDSSLRAERGSLADLPLAPPSSAPPEFLDPLMGAAAPQYPGRGPPPAPPPPPPPPRAPTDPAVSPDPPSAVASPGSGLSSPGPKPGDSGYETETPFSPEGAFPGGGAAEEEGVPRPRAPPEPPDPGAPRPPPDPGPLSPPGTREKPTFVVQVSTEQLLMSLREDVTRNLLGEKATPLRETEMGPRKAGRGPGHREKAPGLSWDPTVLGSGKKASSPSEDPSLPVNGVTVSENGAQTAPGTEEKVVENGGPGFPEREETVLENGELTPPRREEAVLQNGELRSPEREETVLVNGGLTPPKMEEMVSENGGLRLPRSTERLPETGPWRAPGPWEKMPENGGPAPTIGERAPETLLERAPTPGAVALPQNGGETAPGPIGQAPRSGAPELGTKRRAPEIGGALRAPGAGRLDLGSGGRAPVGMGMAPGGGLGNGVDAKAGWVDNTRPQPSLPLPPPEAQPRRPEPAPQRARLEVASEGEPGALDSRVGGDLAPSGGGDPPKPERKGPEMPRLFLDLGPPQGNSEQIKAKLSRLSLALPPLTLTPFPGPGPRRPPWEGADGGAAGGEAGGVGAPGPAEEDGEDEDEEEDEEVAAGAAAGPRGPGRSRAAPVPVVVSSADADAARPLRGLLKSPRGADEPEDSELERKRKMVSFHGDVTVYLFDQETPTNELSVQGPPEGDTDPSTPPAPPTPPHPATPGDGFPSNDSGFGGSFEWAEDFPLLPPPGPPLCFSRFSVSPALETPGPPTRAPDARPAGPVEN